In Streptomyces sp. NBC_00569, a single genomic region encodes these proteins:
- a CDS encoding pep a2, giving the protein MNTAVPCYYHLDVEVSSERVSQVRRILAAHLRYWKLDILVDPVCRGVEVLLHTIDEHATDKNTDVEMWWNGQHLITAVSDHERDLPGPHYAPEGCLAEIAALSDGWGGCPTPTGKIIWFSRRARLGERAPLLPVGPAPTLNEALEMPREVPVPAFAGSAVTDPLVAAPTARAHGPELTVPRRLVRPTPAM; this is encoded by the coding sequence ATGAATACCGCAGTGCCCTGCTACTACCACCTCGACGTCGAGGTCAGCTCGGAACGTGTCTCACAGGTCAGGCGCATCCTGGCCGCCCACCTCCGGTACTGGAAGCTGGACATTCTCGTCGACCCCGTCTGCCGCGGTGTCGAGGTGCTGCTCCACACGATCGACGAGCACGCCACGGACAAGAACACCGACGTCGAGATGTGGTGGAACGGACAGCACCTGATCACCGCGGTGTCCGACCACGAGCGCGACCTGCCGGGCCCGCACTACGCCCCGGAAGGCTGCCTCGCGGAGATCGCCGCGCTGAGCGACGGCTGGGGCGGCTGCCCCACGCCCACGGGAAAGATCATCTGGTTCTCCCGCCGGGCCCGTCTCGGCGAGCGCGCCCCGCTGCTCCCCGTCGGCCCCGCGCCCACCCTCAACGAGGCACTCGAGATGCCACGCGAGGTACCGGTCCCGGCGTTCGCGGGCTCAGCGGTCACCGATCCCCTCGTGGCCGCCCCAACAGCCCGTGCGCACGGACCCGAACTGACCGTCCCACGCAGGCTCGTACGCCCGACACCGGCGATGTGA